In Sphaeramia orbicularis chromosome 12, fSphaOr1.1, whole genome shotgun sequence, the following proteins share a genomic window:
- the ccdc59 gene encoding thyroid transcription factor 1-associated protein 26 homolog isoform X2 — protein sequence MAPTDQKKKNKTFTQKDSRWNKSRNAGGVVKKKRKWVPENKLFEGSIKEGQGFAFKRKEKVRHEYNKILRKERKKNPESKTLYKEEYPEHLKHLYMAEAEKLKNEAWTNRVNRSKLRMKGQMKIPDMDDTASQTDLHPEGAGGSEQTDSASGNPEQTEKSEKGGEELSLPMSNRMRKKMLKKTSYQKTKEEFERVREKRRQKKEEYLKNKQQKEEAIQKYKQKKMETFQMLSKKTKKGQPNLNLQMEYLLQKIQRTDK from the exons ATGGCACCGActgatcaaaaaaagaaaaataagacgtTTACACAGAAAGATAGCCGCTGGAATAAATCAAGAAATGCTGGAGGTGTTGtcaaaaagaagagaaaatgggTCCCTGAGAATAAACTTTTCGAAGGCAGCATTAAAGAAg GACAAGGATTTGCTTTTAAGAGAAAGGAGAAAGTTAGGCATGAGTACAACAAGATCCTTcggaaggagaggaagaaaaatcCAGAGTCCAAAACACTGTACAAGGAAGAGTACCCCGAACATCTCAAGCATCTATACATGGCTGAGGCAGAGAAACTGAAAAACGAGGCGTGGACCAACAGAGTGAACAGGAGTAAGCTCAGAATGAAAGGACAGATGAAAATACCTGACATGGATGATACTGCATCACAGACTGATCTACACCCAGAAGGTGCTGGTGGATCTGAGCAGACAGATTCTGCCTCTGGGAATCCTGAACAGACAGAAAAgtcagaaaaaggaggagaagagttgAG CCTTCCAATGAGCAACCGCATGAGGAAGAAGATGCTGAAGAAGACATCCTACCAGAAGACAAAAGAGGAATTTGAGAGAGTCAGAGAAAAACGGAGACAAAAGAAAGAG gaGTACCTCAAGAACAAGCAGCAGAAGGAGGAGGCCATTcagaaatacaaacagaaaaagatGGAGACGTTTCAGATGCTCAGCAAAAAGACCAAGAAAGGACAGCCTAATCTGAACCTTCAAATGGAGTATTTGCTCCAGAAGATTCAGAGAACTGACAAATAA
- the ccdc59 gene encoding thyroid transcription factor 1-associated protein 26 homolog isoform X1, whose product MAPTDQKKKNKTFTQKDSRWNKSRNAGGVVKKKRKWVPENKLFEGSIKEGQGFAFKRKEKVRHEYNKILRKERKKNPESKTLYKEEYPEHLKHLYMAEAEKLKNEAWTNRVNRSKLRMKGQMKIPDMDDTASQTDLHPEGAGGSEQTDSASGNPEQTEKSEKGGEELSSLPMSNRMRKKMLKKTSYQKTKEEFERVREKRRQKKEEYLKNKQQKEEAIQKYKQKKMETFQMLSKKTKKGQPNLNLQMEYLLQKIQRTDK is encoded by the exons ATGGCACCGActgatcaaaaaaagaaaaataagacgtTTACACAGAAAGATAGCCGCTGGAATAAATCAAGAAATGCTGGAGGTGTTGtcaaaaagaagagaaaatgggTCCCTGAGAATAAACTTTTCGAAGGCAGCATTAAAGAAg GACAAGGATTTGCTTTTAAGAGAAAGGAGAAAGTTAGGCATGAGTACAACAAGATCCTTcggaaggagaggaagaaaaatcCAGAGTCCAAAACACTGTACAAGGAAGAGTACCCCGAACATCTCAAGCATCTATACATGGCTGAGGCAGAGAAACTGAAAAACGAGGCGTGGACCAACAGAGTGAACAGGAGTAAGCTCAGAATGAAAGGACAGATGAAAATACCTGACATGGATGATACTGCATCACAGACTGATCTACACCCAGAAGGTGCTGGTGGATCTGAGCAGACAGATTCTGCCTCTGGGAATCCTGAACAGACAGAAAAgtcagaaaaaggaggagaagagttgAG taGCCTTCCAATGAGCAACCGCATGAGGAAGAAGATGCTGAAGAAGACATCCTACCAGAAGACAAAAGAGGAATTTGAGAGAGTCAGAGAAAAACGGAGACAAAAGAAAGAG gaGTACCTCAAGAACAAGCAGCAGAAGGAGGAGGCCATTcagaaatacaaacagaaaaagatGGAGACGTTTCAGATGCTCAGCAAAAAGACCAAGAAAGGACAGCCTAATCTGAACCTTCAAATGGAGTATTTGCTCCAGAAGATTCAGAGAACTGACAAATAA